TAAAACCAGAAACCTCAGAGTTTATGCTCAAATAGTCAGTATCATCAAGATGTAACTTCTGTAGCTGCCTGACAGAGAACAAAATGTGGAAGGTGCTGACAATGAGTCATTTTGTGGCTTGTAAGTGAAGTCAGTAtcctgtgatgcagcagcttcagaatTTAATAATTTGTTTGTCTTGGTCTGATAAAGAGCTTGTTTTGTTCACATTACAGTTTTCCTCTTTGTAAAACATACAGTCCAGTGTGTTCCTGCTCtatttatcatatcatatctTATAATCCTCAGGAGCTTGTGTCGCTCTTCAATTTCCACAATTATGACAACTTGAGGCACTTTGTGAAGAAGCTGGACCCTCGCAGGCAGGATGGAGACGACAGGGTTTGTTGCTTAGTCAGATTGTTCTTGAAGgaaataatttccttcgggatgaataaagttgatcttatcttatcttatcttatcttatcttatctttctGATGCTTTTTGCCTCCATGTTTATATCACTTCTTTGTATTTGCAGAATAAGTCTGTTTTCAGTTTGATGTTCGCCGCCTACAGCGGAGATGTGTCTGCCCTGAGAAGGTACACCACCAGCAAACCTCATTATTGTTCATCTTGTATAACAGATGGCCTTAAGACATCTTAGTAAAGCGTGGCAAACGGCTTTGGTGCTGGTTGGCAGAGATTTTCCAAGatgaaaaccattttttttctgcaagaTACTCCCTAATTTTTTGTATCTGTTTGTATATTATTAGAAGTATTCTTTTTCTAAATGGTAAAGGGTAATTTTCTATATTcatatgtaaaatatgtcatAAGCTTTGTGTAATTAAATACTTACTTCTCATAGATCAAATTTATGTACTACgctaaaacatgttttatagtTATATTTACATCGCTGTGTGGGTAAaaccacattttcatttcatttttattttatgtatcaAACAAATACTGgtgagcttttatttattccctCAGGTTTGCTCTCTCATCCATGGACATGGGCCTGAAAGACTACGACTCTCGAACAGCACTACATATCGCTGCAGCAGAGGGTGAGCTCCACATGATCTCTTCCTCTATGCTCCTGATATTCATTAAATGAGCAACACTGAATCTGCTCCGCAGGCAAGCTATTAAATCGTCAGGCCACAAATCTGTACAACCACTgggcaaaaagaaaatctctaGCACAAAGACAACTTTAGCTCTTACAGGTCTCTAAAGGCAATAAAAAGCAGGGAAAAATGTACTTCAATGAGACGGTGGCAGAAAATAacacttaaaggataactggtatttttaaacctgggcccaatttttacatattttgggtttgaaatgactggtaggtagaaAAACTTTGGAATTGGACCAGCAAatcacctcctccagcagccaaGAACCAGTGGCGAATGGGCTGTAATGGCTGAAATGCAATCCTTTGGTGCAGTTGCACCAGACAtctcaaacacaaaatatgtaaaaattgtgcccaggtttaaaaataccagttatcACCTATTAAAAACATCTCAGTATGATTGACCCACGTAAGTGTTTTCACCTCTGCCTGATTTGCTGCAGGCGGTAGAAGTTGCatttttgtcactgtgtgttatCAAAGCTGAAATTGCTGAAACgttttttaaaataagattCATAGTTAAAATGCTAAACCAGGCACATTTTCTCCTGGGGGAGACGGTAAACTCTGCTGGGAAATGTTGATGGCTTGTCCTTGCTGATGGAACACGTGTGGCATGTATGACATTTCCACTCTGCGAGTTATCCGAATACCAACAACACTGAGGTGAGAGAACATAACAAGGCTGTCACTGCACGCTCCGGCATGCTCGCTGTAGTTCTACGGTGACGGCAGGCAGAAAGTTACaacttttaatttaaattttttaatcagaatcagTCAACATGGCAACCCAAGAGCACATTTATCACACAAGCTTGAATCCAACTTAGCTAAAGGGATAATTGCAGCTGCTTTGCATATAGAAATCCATCCATATGGTgcagtttttcatttaaaaaaaaacacttttctacTCCTATCTGTATTTTTATCTTAAAAGATTAGAGGTTTTGTGTTCATCGGTGGCCGATCTGGAAAAATATCTACACTTGTTATTTTGACACACAGCTGTAATTAGTATTCAGTTAGTTTTCTCTTAATTTGTTTTCATGATTAACTGTTGAACCAAAGCAACCTTTGTCTCACATTATACAAAATGAATCCGCTCACATACCCTCACAGAGCACCATATGGCCGATTATTTGTCTTCTGTTGTGGTCTAAGTTTATTCACAGCACAGATTTAATGCTCTAATGCGCTGCCTCCAACActaacatttttcaaaaagagCCTTGTAAGCAAGTCATTTGTTTACAAGGTAAAAATTGGGTGATAACTGTTTTCTTTCAAGTGAAATGGGGCAGATCTTTGCACTCTGGAGGCAATAATCATACATCAGTTTACTTTTTCCATGTAGTTGATATTTTTAGCAACCTTTTCCCCACCCACGATGTGTCGTGCTATTAGACAAACTTGTAAATTGTGAACAGCTTGCTAGTTTGGGGCTGTATGATTTTAAGGGGTCTTGCATTGCTTTATCAGCACCAAAGTTAAAACGGTGTTTTCTGAGTCACGAGAAAAAAGCTTGTCTCTATCTAATTCTCTCTCATGAGAAACTATAAAATGTTGGGATTTCTGTTCTTGCTCAGGTCACATAGATGTGGTGAAGTTCCTAACTGAAACCTGCAAAGTTCATCCATTTGTAGAGGACAGGTGAGATCtgtaacttttgtttttttttcctttagtttTGTATTTCTTCACTGTTCCATGTGTTTGGCCTTTGATTGTGAGcaaatattttaacttttagtctgtttttatgttttcttgcTAATTTTGCTGAGAATTACGCACATTTTAATGCATGTTCTTTCCCATTTGTCTcctgaaaatgtgatttctaaCCACTACCTTGTTAAGAAATAGGAGCTTACAGTAAATTAATAACATGATGGATGAATGCCAAAGTGTGACTAACCTTTGAGCTTAAATTGTCTTTTCTATTTGAATCTATTATAGAATACTTAAATGTCCACCACTGAAAAATCCGTCTCCATAATTTATCTgctgatttctctctctgtcctggtagGTGGGGGAACCTACCAGTCGATGACGCCATGCAGTTTGGACACGACGAGATTGTGAAGGTGCTGAAAGACTACCAGCAggtctgcaggcagcaggaaacacagcacacagaggctGAGCATTCCCCGAAGCTGGACACCATCGAGGGCATGGTGTGATGTCCTCAAACAGAATTCCCAAGCTGTAACATGTCAGGGCATTTGTGCAATCTGTcaagtttaaaaatatgaaGGTCCTTTTTGTAGCgcgaaaaagaaaagacaaacaaagaacagaatatggctataaaaacataaattaacCTTGCAAAGTGCATTCAAGGAAAAAGATTTATCAGTGAAAAGGAAAATGGTAGGAACATGCAAATAGAGTTACATTTGCTGCAGACAGACTCGGGCTAATTTTAAATCAGTGCTGCTGGAATACATCGTCAGCCTTGACACAATGTTCATGTTGCTGTAAGATTTATGTATGCTAATATGCAGCGGAGGCTCACATTATTGTTAGAGAGGGATTTGATAAACTCAAAATATGGATATTTATCCCCACAATGCCTCTCATTATTTGCACCAGTATATTTTTACTCATCTATTTTTGCCGTGTTGAAAtctttaaatatgtaaaaatatcgGGTTTGTGTAATTGCAAAATCTCAAATTTGGCGCATTGTAAGTTGGACACAAGGGAGGCAATTGCACACGATCCCAATAAACTTGAAGTTggatatattgtatatattatgttCTTCAGCTGTAAATAAGTACACTGGATTCCTGATACGATTATACAGAGTGTCATAACATTTCTGCATATTTTAACTCTACACACAACAAGAAATTCCAAAGAGTAATTTATTTTGTGGATTATTTTGACATTGAATACATccattaaacatattttattcttCGGCCTCCCAtagtttccttttgttttgattttattaagGTATTCAATGCTTCCTGCCGTCAGGTAATTGTTATTAAATATTAAGCAGCATATAGTAAATCAGATGAATGAAGGAATACGTGATGACGAAGCAGCAGGAGAAGTCTGATGTTGTCAGGAGGTGGTCGGTACTgaattgttttaaatgtcattacTTTGAGAGTGTGGTTTGCATATTAATTATATGTTTTAGTAAACAAGcagttaaaaaaatatgtaataagaCACATTGAGTTGTGACTAGAAGTGATAAAGCTAGTGTACACTGAGTCATGGCCAACTAATTTTAACACACTTTCCCTCTTTAGAGTTAATCATTGTTGACAGACTGCCCCTTTACTGACCTGTTTCATGTATCTTAAATTGGTGGAGATGCGGGAGGTAGCTACAGCATCAGTAAACATGTGAATCAGTTTTTCTAGCTTCCATCAGATGGCACTGTGCCCCCATCTaagacatttctgtcatttcaacAAGTAAACCCACAGCATCAGTTGCGTATGTCCCTGCAGGAAAAGAACATTACGGGGCAGAGAAGAGCTTATATAAGGCTGACCCAGAGAGGCAGCTGCCACCTGTACAGGCCTGCGGTGGTCCTGACAGatcctccaccttcctccacacagcagccacaggcaGGAAATGCTACAGCCGGGCAGACAAGACACCATCAGCTAACAATGATAATTTAGTCTGTTACTGTCCCTGCATGGGAAAGGCCTGGATCATGAGCAGTCTGGCACAACAATAAGACATCCAGCGCCTTGAATGCTTAAAGGGGAAAATCTACTATCTATTTCCTCAGTGATGTGAGCCCTCTGATAAGagcacatcagtgtgtgtggtgctctctctctctctctctctctctctctctctctctctctcgaaaTGCGTTCAATAAAATCGACCGTATGTGGCCAATCACTACCTTGTGGAAGCTTTGGGTTCATGCTGTTTTCTGCCCtaaggaaaacagcagctgaagtaTCAGTCTGTTCTGTCTGAAGGGGAGACAGTTTGCTGTTTGCTCGTGGTATGTTGCTTTCCACAGTAATTGCAGTCTTGGAGCCAGTACTCATTATCACCATGACAGAACAACAGAAGATACCCTTTATGAGCTGGATTTGGGATGAAATGTAACCCAACAGACTGTTTACCGCATTTTCAAGCTAaggaggattaaaaaaaaaggccaaactctgagtgagtgagtatgaatgaagtgaaaattgttattatcatattttagtGTGTCATTTGCATTTTGCCAATCAGTCGTTGTTTACCGTCAGAGAGAAAGTTGCTTTTTTGAATAATTGTATTGATATTAAGGCTCTAGGGATTTgtggtccacagaggatgaatcctaaccGCTTTAGTGGTGCCCTGACTTCATCTTTTGCACCACCGTGaggtttgagtgaaatgtcacaGCAGCTATATACtggattgctatgactttttcaaatctatttatttatttccacacaTTCATGTCCTCCCTAGGATGAACTGTAAAAACTTGTCCTGATTTTTCATCACCTTGTCAGAATCAGTGGCATTCCCACCAGTCCCAGCTGTAGTGTACTTTAACATGTCAACACACCGAACTAAAACTATAATCATGGTAAACACTATCCCGGGTAAATATCAGCAAGTTAGAATTGACATTGCGATCATTTTAGCGACACCAAGCTTAAATCACCTCTGTGGCTCACAGGCCTGCTAGCTAGGCTGTAGACTCTCTGTGCTTTCATGATAAAGTAACTGATTTTTCCCGCTGGTATTGAAATTGTTCGACTATTTTCACATGAAGAATTTACAAAAATACTGTGCTCTCCGACAGCACTGAAGACCTCCAGTTACTTGCCAATAGCAGCATGTAATCAAGCAGCACATTTTCCAACACACAGCCGAAATCTTATTAGTGTTTACTCTGCTAGTTCCTACTCATTTCCCACCCTGACATCAGCGACGATTTATCTGTTGTGCAGTGATTCAGCGGAGGTTGTTGTGGGACAAGATGTGGTCAGTTGGCAGTGAGCCCGGCAGCAGTGGGAGATAAGACCTCAGTGGACAAACTCATgagtcaaataaaaaatacagaagaatTGTGAGAGCATTTCTGAGAATATCAGGTAGAATTTGTATTCTCAGTAGCTTACCCCTGACAGCGCATTGAATTGAGAGGTGAACGTTTTTCATCACCACAGTATGATTAATCAGGCAGgataaaaaatgatgaatgagtCGTAATCAGTCCTACAAGTAAACTGTTTCTCATTAAAGCAGAGACTATAAGCTCCTCACAGAGATATTACAGATAGGctacattaacattttcattcGGTTCCATCAGCCGAGAAAGCATTAAAACAATGTTGTGagccatttattttgtgttgattAACTCATGTAACAGTGAGTGATTAGTTTCTTGACAATCTCAATGTGTTGTGCTGagatttaatgtttaatgaaaaaataaaaacttctcATAACAGTTAGAGCTTCCttcaaattatatataaaaaaaaacattttaccttAAAAATGATCTGATTTCTCCCTGTTTTGTGGATATCTGTGGGAAATAAAAACTTGTGCTTGTGCTTAAAAATACCTCCAGTCAAACCAGCTAAAATCATGTCTAATGAACCTCTTGTTCCTCTTGGCATGCAGTTGGTGTTTCACTTAGCTTCACATTACGCCAGATGCCTGTGTTACAGCAGGACAAGATGCCGGGCATTTACTGAAGGATGTAAAGCCATAACTGCCACCATATGGCCACACTGCTGCAGAGACATGACAACActtttcacagacacacacacacacacataatatgtCCCTGTGAACCTTAATGACCAGACAGTCTGCATGGACATAATCAAGATTTCATGACAGAAATACCTACAAGAGGAACAGAGTGACCTGCTGGGGTAAAAGGGGAAAGATAATTCACCCCCATTCATACAGCCATCTTAAATGTTTCAAAACTCTCAGAGTAGCGCgacaattaaaatattttatgtatgATTTTGGGTTACCATGGATTTATTCTTGACCTTTTTATTGTAAGATTATTCTGTGacagaataatataataatacaacCCATAACTCTTAAACGGAAACACATATATAATAGGACACACTCTATAAAGATAGACTGCATGAGAGTTAAACTTGAAAGTTTTCTACTTTTGTGACCCTCTAAGGagatattatgtgtgtgtgtgtatctgatgTGCATAATGTTTCTGATTTTCAACAGTTTCATTTAACTTAATTCACACTAGTATGATTGAATTAACCCTGATTATTGTTTATATAACACCTGGGTATGCTCATATTGAAATTCAgctcattaattttttttcattttgtcatatGTTGATAAACACATTTGTGcaattataaaatgtaaatgcaacTGGCTTTGTAAGTGGGCTAGAAACATGTTCTAGAGCGATACAGTGAGTCTGCTCCAAGGTTTCTTCCTAACACAGAATCAtcttgaattttattttgaaagccaGTGTTATACTTGGTCTCATGTTTTGCGACCAATTATTGCAGAGTAATGTGCTTTTCTTAACAGTTTtagagtgtttttcttttcatcacttGAAGGCAGCTCAATTCAAAGTCTCAGGAATTCCAAATTTACCAATCTAATCTCACCTTTACAATAAGAAGGAGCTGTTTTGCAGAATGTCCACCTCTTCACTGCAAGCAATATTGAACAATCCCTgctctagtttttttttaatcactttagTATCCAAAGGTCATCTCACACAAATTCCCTGAAATGAAAAATTCCTCATTAGCACTGCTGTCTGAATTGAtctactgtactttatttttgcACCTTAATTACACTTCTTTTCAAGTAACTGCATTTATAAATCCCAAGATGTCCAATGCTTGTTGTGtcccacacaaaacacacacacacacaaaaaatgaagCAACTCAGATGCACATTATAGGAGATTTTATTCAGATGGAGTCGGACAGAAACTGAGATGAATCCAGAGTGTTTCCTTGTCTTCATGGAGATCGTCCTTCTTCTCAACCCATAATCTGGCAAAGCAAGGACAAATGAATAATTATGTGATTATCCACAAGAATCTTAGCAAAATGCAGTGGAAATAGACATGTATTTgtggagatgaatgaatgaaaaaaacatgaaatcctCTGGTTACTGCATGTATTTATGAATGCACTACTATACTTGAACTCGACTCATGCAGAACATGcattaacattaataatacTGACGCCGTTCATCCAGCTGATGTAGGCAGACACACGGGTGAAGACGGTGGGCTTCCTGTAAGCGTTACAGCCAGAGGAAGACACAAAGCTGGTCACGCCGTGAACAACCCAGTTGCCGTTGACACTGCAGTTCAGGGGGCCGCCGGAGTCACCCTGGATTCAGATGTGACAAACAAACGTCAGAGTCAAAAAGGAGTGTATAATCCCCTTTTCCACTGCACTTAACCTGTTGAAACTCACTTCTCATATCCCCTTCAGATCTCAGAAGTTTGTTCAGAACATGAACTTGCAAAAGTTTGACACTTTGTGCAGCTTAAGCACAAGCCTGGATCACTGTAAGTGACTTATGCCCCTGCTGATGCTGCAAGTAATCCCTGATGTGTCCTCCAAAATATCTTCCTTGACAGGGAAGGGTCAGACGTTCAGTTTCACTTTGTCATGGGGGAGTGGGACTGAATTCTGACCACTTCTTCACAGTGTTTCCCCCAGTCTGCTTATACGCAAAAATCATTCCAAAACTGGAGGAGCTGGGTTCAAAATCTGAGCTGGGAAGAATCGGTCATCCTGAAACAGGCATCCTTTATAAAGACATGATAAGTTGTGACTAATGGCTTCATGATTGAGTTCATAAACCAGGCTCTAACGTCTAATAGCGCTGTTATAAGCTATTAACAAGAACACATTTTGTGTCGCcaggttggaaaaaaaaaacagtgcttaTCCATTTTATATTAACACAGTTATAAACGTTAGTTATCCACTCAAAAAATGCTTAATAAGCTGTTAATAAATGGATCTTGGTCCATCCTGGCAACCCAAATGTTTTGTCTTATTAATGGATAATAACTGATTTATAAAACTTTGATAAATCGTTTATTATCCTTTAATAAGGCCATCAGTAACAATTTATAAACCATTTTTAAGGGTAGAAAGATTGTTTTCAAGCTCTGGGGATGGGATGCTTTTGTGCTGTTCTGGCTTAATGGGATCAATCAAAGGAGAACTCcagtgattttacacatcaaaatcTGTCTATAGGTTTTGGGGTGTACTACTGCATGTATGAAAAAAGCTGTATAgagccttttgtggctccagagggagctgcataAGTCTGATTAATTGCCACAAGTAATGTCACATGAGTCAGCGTCGTTCGGGGCTGAAGGGCAcagtaaaaaagaaactaaagtTGAGGGCATACACAGTCCTTTCGAAAACCCCATAGGCTCACCTGGCAACCAGAGTCGCTGCCGCCACCTGCACAGACCATGGAGTCCCTCACGGTGCTGCCCCACCATCCGTAGCTGGTGCAGGTCTTGTGGTCAACAACGGGCAGGTAGGCCTGCTTCAGCTGGGCAGACAGCTGACCTCCAGCTGGGGACGACAGGAGACACATCACAGCACTGTGATAAAGCCTGAAACAGCAGGATCAAACTCTGCTATCTCTCTAGAGTTGATGTTATGTGCAGATTACTTTCTCACAGTGTGTTAACACTGAGCTAAATACTGGGTTTTATCACTGCGTCAGACTCACTCTGGGTGCGACCCCATCCGGTGATGTAACAGGGATTGTTGTGGGGCAGGACCTGGCCGGAGGGAGGCAGGGCGCCGAGCTGGACGTAGTTGTTGAGAGAAGCATCAGAGGACAGACGCAGCAGAGCAATATCCCACCTGAGGGAGTAGACCAACATTTCCTCAAGCCAGTGAGTAACAAATCTTTTCTCTGTACTCATGAAGCTCACTTTAATGGTTTTGTTGAAGAGTGGGCTGTTATTTGCCTTTAAGTGGGAGTTGTTATGTCaagggctgcagctaacaattattttcatcattgattaatATCCTCAATTAATCTTACAATTGCTTGAATTTCCTAAAGCCAAAGATGATTCATTTgcagcaaaagcagcaaatctcaACATTTGGGAAGCTGCAGAGAATGTTTGCCAGTTttgattgaaaaatgaaaatggtttttgtgtttttctgctatAGTTATGTTATGATTGGATGCAATTTCTCTATCTATTTTCAGAGTAATAAGTCTAGTAAGGTCAGTCA
This region of Pempheris klunzingeri isolate RE-2024b chromosome 2, fPemKlu1.hap1, whole genome shotgun sequence genomic DNA includes:
- the LOC139219033 gene encoding elastase-1-like, which produces MLRFLVLTSLAALVLAELEPQPRYLEDDNVEERVVGGEVARPNSWPWQISLQYKSGSSFYHTCGGTLIRRGWVMTAAHCVDRSRTWRVVLGDHNINSHEGREQYMSVSRVHIHPKWNSNNVAGGWDIALLRLSSDASLNNYVQLGALPPSGQVLPHNNPCYITGWGRTQTGGQLSAQLKQAYLPVVDHKTCTSYGWWGSTVRDSMVCAGGGSDSGCQGDSGGPLNCSVNGNWVVHGVTSFVSSSGCNAYRKPTVFTRVSAYISWMNGIMG